Within Microbacterium oryzae, the genomic segment GTCGCTCGACGAGCTGCAGGAGCGGTACCACGCCGTCATCCTGGCGACCGGGGCCATCCGGGACGCGGCCCTGGCCATCCCGGGGATCGAGAAGGCGGGCTCGTACGGCGCGGCCGACTTCGTGGCCTGGTTCGACGGGCACCCCGACGTGCCGCGCACGTGGCCGCTCGATGCGCAGCAGGTCGCCGTGATCGGCAACGGCAACGTCGCGCTCGACGTCGCCCGCGTGCTCGCGAAGCTACCCGAGGACCTCCGCTCGACCGAGGTGCCCGACAACGTGCTCGAGGGCCTCGAGGGCTCGGCCGTCACCGACGTGCACGTCTTCGGACGCCGCGGCCCCGCCGACATCAAGTTCACGCCCATCGAGCTGCGCGAGCTCGGCGAGGTGCGCGGCGTCGACATCGTGCTCGACGAGGCCGACTTCGAGGGCGTCGACCCCGCGGCCGCGCCGAACAACCAGATGAAGATCATGCTGCGGACCATGACGTCGTGGCTCGGCCGCGAGTCGACCGGAGCCTTCCGCCGGCTGCACCTGCACTTCTGGCACGCGCCGGTGGAGGTGCTCGGCGACGAGCACGTCGAGGGGATGCGCTTCGAGCGCACGCGCCTCGAAGACGGCCGCGTCGTGGGCACCGGGGAGTTCGCGGACTACCCGCTGCAGGCGGTCTACCGCGCGGTCGGGTACTACGGCACGCGCGTCGAGGGCGCGCCGTTCGACGCCGCCCGCGGCGTGATCCCGAACGTGGAGGGACGCGTGCAGCCGGGCCTCTACGCGACCGGGTGGATCAAGCGCGGACCCGTCGGGCTCATCGGGCACACCAAGTCCGACGCGATGGAGACCGTGCAGCACCTCGTCGAGGACGCTGCCGCCGGCGCGCTGCCGACCCCTGCGACCGCGGACGTCGTCGCGCTGCTCGATGAGCGCGATGTGGCGTACACGACCTGGGATGGCTGGCTCGCTCTCGACGCGCACGAGCGCGGCCTCGGCGAGACGCACCGGCACCAGCGCGAGCGCGTGAAGGTCGTGCCGCGCGAGGACCAGGTCGAGATCTCGCGCGCCGACGCGCTCGCCCGCTCGTGACGTACGTCATCGCGCTCCCGTGCGTGGACGTCAAGGACCGCGCCTGCATCGATGAGTGCCCGGTGGACTGCATCTACGAGGGCGAGCGGTCGCTGTACATCCACCCCGACGAGTGCGTGGACTGCGGCGCCTGCGAGCCGGTGTGCCCGGTCGAGGCGATCTACTACGAAGACGACCTGCCCGACGAGTGGCAGGACTACTACAAGGCGAACGTGGAGTTCTTCGACGACATCGGATCCCCCGGCGGCGCGTCGAAGGTCGGCGTGATCGCTAAGGACCACCCGGTGGTGGCGTCGCTGCCCCCGCAGGGCGAGTAGGCGCGGGGGTCTTTCCTTCGCCCGCTTCCCGCGAGACCTCATCCCCGGC encodes:
- a CDS encoding FAD-dependent oxidoreductase; the protein is MSLDNLRVAIVGAGPAGIYAGNLLANAVEEAGGSVSIDLLESLPAPYGLIRYGVAPDHPRIKGIVNSLHEMLDSGRIRFIGNVEVGRDVSLDELQERYHAVILATGAIRDAALAIPGIEKAGSYGAADFVAWFDGHPDVPRTWPLDAQQVAVIGNGNVALDVARVLAKLPEDLRSTEVPDNVLEGLEGSAVTDVHVFGRRGPADIKFTPIELRELGEVRGVDIVLDEADFEGVDPAAAPNNQMKIMLRTMTSWLGRESTGAFRRLHLHFWHAPVEVLGDEHVEGMRFERTRLEDGRVVGTGEFADYPLQAVYRAVGYYGTRVEGAPFDAARGVIPNVEGRVQPGLYATGWIKRGPVGLIGHTKSDAMETVQHLVEDAAAGALPTPATADVVALLDERDVAYTTWDGWLALDAHERGLGETHRHQRERVKVVPREDQVEISRADALARS
- the fdxA gene encoding ferredoxin yields the protein MTYVIALPCVDVKDRACIDECPVDCIYEGERSLYIHPDECVDCGACEPVCPVEAIYYEDDLPDEWQDYYKANVEFFDDIGSPGGASKVGVIAKDHPVVASLPPQGE